A DNA window from Vagococcus penaei contains the following coding sequences:
- the gdhA gene encoding NADP-specific glutamate dehydrogenase, which yields MTNVKRYLEGLQKKVHDTYGHQEEFLQAVDEFLHTVAPFMEANPQYSEKNILEMLIIPERLIEFRIPWMTDNGEWCVNTGYRVQYNSALGPFKGGLRFHPTVNQSIIKFLGFEQIFKNALTSLPIGGGKGGSDFDPKGKSEGEIMRFCQSFMQELQKYIGADIDIPAGDIGVGGREIGYLFGEFKRLNGYQAGVLTGKPLAYWGSLARTEATGFGLVYFVQHLLADAQDSFTDKKVLVSGSGNVAIYAIQKAQAFGAQVFGCSDSSGYVIDEDGIDVDLLKEIKEIRRERIRDYAEKRPNATFYEKGSIWNHSLDYDIALPCATQNEIYEKEANQLVANGVKIVAEGANMPTTLAAVTVLKKAGIVYCPGKAANAGGVAVSALEMAQNSQRVPWTFKQVDDELNSIMKNIYENCRDTALKYAEPMDLMAGANIAGFERVAIAMISQGLV from the coding sequence ATGACAAATGTTAAACGATATCTAGAGGGATTACAAAAAAAAGTTCATGATACGTATGGACACCAGGAGGAATTTTTACAAGCTGTGGATGAGTTTTTACACACTGTCGCACCTTTTATGGAAGCTAATCCACAGTATAGTGAAAAAAATATTTTAGAAATGCTAATTATACCGGAACGTTTGATTGAATTTCGGATTCCTTGGATGACAGATAATGGTGAGTGGTGTGTTAATACTGGCTATAGAGTCCAATATAATTCAGCATTAGGTCCATTTAAAGGAGGACTTCGTTTCCATCCTACAGTCAATCAAAGTATTATTAAATTTTTAGGCTTTGAACAAATTTTTAAGAACGCTTTAACTTCTTTACCAATTGGTGGTGGTAAAGGCGGTAGTGATTTTGATCCAAAAGGAAAATCTGAAGGTGAAATCATGCGCTTTTGTCAAAGCTTTATGCAAGAACTACAAAAATATATTGGCGCTGATATCGATATCCCTGCAGGTGATATTGGTGTTGGTGGACGTGAAATAGGGTATCTTTTTGGAGAATTCAAGCGATTAAATGGTTACCAAGCTGGTGTCCTTACAGGTAAACCATTAGCTTACTGGGGTAGTTTAGCTCGTACTGAAGCAACAGGATTTGGCTTAGTGTATTTTGTACAGCATTTATTGGCAGATGCGCAAGATTCTTTCACAGATAAAAAAGTTTTAGTTTCAGGTAGTGGTAATGTAGCTATCTATGCTATTCAAAAAGCGCAAGCTTTTGGTGCACAAGTTTTTGGTTGTTCCGACTCTTCTGGCTATGTTATTGACGAAGATGGTATTGATGTTGATTTACTGAAAGAAATCAAAGAGATTAGACGGGAACGTATTCGTGATTATGCGGAAAAAAGACCCAATGCAACCTTTTATGAAAAGGGATCGATTTGGAATCATTCGTTGGATTACGACATTGCGCTTCCATGTGCGACACAAAATGAAATTTATGAAAAAGAAGCCAATCAATTAGTTGCTAATGGTGTGAAAATCGTTGCCGAAGGAGCAAATATGCCAACAACTTTAGCTGCTGTAACTGTGCTAAAAAAAGCAGGAATAGTCTATTGTCCAGGTAAAGCAGCAAATGCTGGTGGTGTAGCAGTTTCAGCATTGGAGATGGCACAAAATTCACAGCGTGTTCCGTGGACGTTTAAACAAGTTGATGATGAGTTAAACAGTATTATGAAAAATATTTATGAAAATTGTCGTGATACAGCTTTAAAATATGCTGAACCTATGGATTTAATGGCGGGAGCTAATATTGCTGGCTTCGAAAGAGTAGCCATCGCAATGATTAGCCAAGGTCTTGTTTAA
- a CDS encoding NAD(P)/FAD-dependent oxidoreductase gives MTYDVVIIGAGTSGLMAAIAAAENGAEVAIIDKNKKAGKKLRLTGGGRCNVTNNRAPEDIINFIPGNGKFLYSAFSQFNNYDIISFFESLGVHLKEEDHGRMFPVANTSKAIVDGLMNQVNQLGITCFMQTTVKKLITDTEQITGVLTDTGEVIYCHCVIIATGGKTYQYTGSTGDGYKLAKQVGHTITTLYPTESPLKSKESFVKTKTLQGLALRDVTLSVLNDAHKIVVSHQMDLLFTHFGVSGPAALRCSMFVNQELAKGFSTVTMSLDSLPNYTVRQLTEHIQSIKQVAPKKSIKNALKSLVPERYLEFLLDKAIIDTSLPISQLTDEQLQNFVTLLKEFEFKVFETYPLDKSFVTGGGVNLKEIKPKSMESKLVNGLFFAGEVLDINGYTGGYNITAAFVTGHTAGQHAAEISSYFNY, from the coding sequence ATGACATACGATGTGGTTATCATTGGTGCTGGTACCAGTGGATTAATGGCAGCGATTGCTGCAGCAGAAAATGGAGCAGAAGTTGCCATTATCGATAAAAATAAAAAAGCTGGGAAAAAATTACGATTAACAGGTGGTGGTCGCTGTAATGTAACAAATAATAGAGCACCTGAAGACATTATCAATTTTATTCCAGGGAATGGGAAATTTCTGTATAGTGCATTTTCACAATTCAATAATTATGACATTATATCTTTTTTTGAGTCGCTTGGTGTGCATTTAAAAGAGGAAGATCATGGACGGATGTTCCCAGTAGCAAATACGTCAAAAGCAATTGTTGATGGTTTAATGAATCAAGTCAACCAACTAGGTATTACATGTTTTATGCAAACCACTGTTAAAAAATTAATCACTGATACAGAGCAAATCACTGGTGTATTAACCGATACAGGTGAAGTGATTTATTGTCATTGCGTGATTATTGCTACTGGCGGTAAAACCTATCAATATACTGGGTCAACTGGCGATGGTTATAAACTAGCTAAACAAGTTGGGCATACCATTACAACACTCTATCCAACGGAATCACCCTTAAAATCAAAAGAATCATTCGTAAAAACAAAAACGCTTCAAGGGCTTGCATTACGTGATGTTACACTATCTGTTTTAAATGATGCACATAAAATTGTCGTGTCACATCAGATGGACTTATTATTCACACATTTTGGTGTGTCTGGTCCAGCTGCATTGCGATGCAGCATGTTTGTCAATCAAGAATTAGCTAAAGGTTTCTCAACAGTCACAATGAGCTTAGATAGTTTGCCAAACTATACAGTAAGACAATTAACAGAACATATTCAATCAATCAAGCAAGTAGCCCCAAAAAAATCAATTAAAAATGCATTGAAATCTTTAGTACCAGAACGATACTTAGAATTTTTACTTGATAAAGCAATAATCGATACTAGCTTGCCAATTAGTCAATTGACAGATGAGCAGTTACAAAATTTTGTTACTTTATTGAAAGAATTTGAATTTAAAGTTTTTGAGACCTATCCACTTGATAAGTCTTTTGTTACAGGAGGCGGCGTTAATTTAAAAGAAATAAAGCCCAAAAGTATGGAAAGTAAATTAGTAAATGGTTTATTTTTTGCAGGTGAAGTCTTAGATATCAATGGCTATACCGGTGGTTATAATATTACGGCTGCTTTTGTGACGGGACATACAGCTGGTCAGCATGCAGCGGAAATTTCTAGCTACTTTAATTACTAA
- a CDS encoding GNAT family N-acetyltransferase: MSISYRPAILKDQKFMTDVMIQAFHYDSQKHLGSRIFAGPPGYDTGVLAHKLIDSLELKTLIIDYNGLDMGLITINLNQHSLEYFCLYPQYIGKGLGTKIWYQIESMFELDDWSVETPEYSLSNRKFYQKLGFKELGKKQYSATNFSIYLYKKMPKAN; the protein is encoded by the coding sequence GTGTCAATAAGTTATCGACCTGCTATATTAAAGGACCAAAAGTTTATGACAGATGTGATGATACAAGCTTTTCATTATGATAGTCAGAAACATTTAGGCTCAAGGATATTCGCTGGACCGCCGGGTTATGATACTGGTGTACTGGCACATAAACTAATTGATTCGCTGGAACTAAAGACCCTAATCATTGATTATAACGGATTAGATATGGGGTTAATAACTATTAATTTGAATCAACATAGTCTTGAGTATTTTTGCCTTTATCCACAATATATTGGTAAAGGCTTAGGTACTAAAATTTGGTATCAAATAGAAAGTATGTTTGAATTAGATGATTGGTCTGTTGAGACGCCAGAGTATTCTCTTAGTAATCGTAAATTTTATCAAAAACTCGGTTTTAAAGAGCTAGGAAAGAAACAGTATAGTGCTACTAATTTTTCAATCTATTTATATAAAAAAATGCCAAAAGCTAATTGA
- the ybaK gene encoding Cys-tRNA(Pro) deacylase gives MSKKKKPIKTNAVRLLEQKKIDFTVDEYCWTENHVGAKDTAKELGISADHIFKTLVAVGNKTGPIVAVVPGNKELDLKKLAKISGNKKVDMLPLKELEPLTGYVHGGCSPVGMKKLLPTYFALEAQNLKTMHCSAGARGLQLSVAPIDLAAIVEANFADISLEG, from the coding sequence TTGTCTAAGAAAAAGAAACCAATAAAAACAAATGCTGTGCGTCTACTTGAGCAAAAGAAAATAGATTTTACGGTCGATGAGTATTGTTGGACAGAAAATCATGTTGGAGCAAAAGATACAGCAAAAGAACTAGGTATTTCAGCTGATCATATTTTTAAAACGCTTGTTGCTGTGGGAAATAAAACGGGACCAATAGTTGCTGTCGTTCCTGGTAATAAAGAATTAGATTTGAAAAAACTAGCAAAAATTAGTGGCAATAAAAAAGTTGACATGTTACCACTAAAAGAACTAGAACCATTAACTGGTTACGTACACGGTGGCTGTTCTCCAGTGGGAATGAAAAAATTGCTACCAACTTACTTCGCGCTAGAAGCACAGAATTTAAAAACGATGCATTGTTCAGCCGGTGCTAGGGGCTTACAGTTGTCTGTTGCTCCAATCGATTTAGCTGCTATTGTTGAGGCAAACTTTGCAGATATATCATTGGAGGGTTAA
- the aroD gene encoding type I 3-dehydroquinate dehydratase → MSKLKVRNLTLGQGQPKVCVSLIASNFKELFAEATRLNRLDCDIIEWRADYFMYVNDMTFMRKAAYFIRYAIEDKPLIFTFRSHEEGGGQIIDDDYYLELNRLMIQTGLVDVIDIELDKVTKETKELITYAQMNNVRVLLSNHKFDTTPNKQSIKEMVNEMALSGADICKLAVTPSDLTDVLTILTASNELQIEQPSLNFILIGMGNTGKLTRMTGELFGSVITYAANGKVSSAPGQLSITEVKAAMDLIGDDEN, encoded by the coding sequence ATGTCTAAGTTGAAAGTTAGAAATTTAACGTTAGGTCAAGGTCAACCCAAAGTATGCGTGTCACTTATCGCTAGTAATTTTAAAGAACTTTTTGCGGAAGCAACACGTTTAAACCGTTTAGATTGTGACATTATTGAGTGGCGTGCGGATTATTTCATGTATGTCAATGACATGACATTCATGCGTAAAGCAGCTTATTTTATTCGATATGCTATTGAAGATAAACCGTTGATTTTCACGTTTCGCTCTCACGAAGAAGGCGGCGGTCAAATCATTGACGATGATTACTATCTAGAGTTAAATCGATTAATGATTCAAACCGGGCTTGTTGATGTTATTGATATTGAACTAGACAAGGTAACAAAAGAAACGAAAGAACTGATTACCTATGCGCAAATGAATAACGTTAGAGTCTTATTAAGTAACCATAAATTTGATACCACACCGAATAAACAATCCATTAAAGAAATGGTTAATGAGATGGCATTAAGTGGCGCGGATATCTGTAAATTAGCTGTGACACCTAGTGATTTGACCGATGTCCTTACAATTTTAACTGCATCAAATGAATTACAAATAGAACAACCAAGTCTAAATTTTATTTTAATTGGTATGGGCAATACTGGAAAATTAACACGCATGACGGGAGAATTATTTGGTTCAGTTATAACCTATGCGGCTAATGGTAAAGTTAGCTCTGCACCTGGTCAATTATCAATTACTGAGGTAAAAGCTGCCATGGATTTAATTGGTGACGACGAAAATTAA
- a CDS encoding LTA synthase family protein, which yields MKHTYKKNWLNTRLGFFALLAGLFWIKSGIAYSTEFHLGVENAFQQFIMYINPIATTLFLLSAALYIRGPKKSYIALLVIYFLTTALLFSNIVYYREFTDFITVNTMLGAGKVSSGLGESAAKMFRPYDVIYWLDLVVLIGLLAFKKIKIDPRPIKARTALAVTSFSVFLFSVNLTLAEADRPELLKRTFSRDHIVKYLGMNAFTVYDGVQTYNASQRRAQASENDLMDVETYVKDHYAKPNDELFGIAKDRNVIYIHLESFQQFLIDYKLKDENGVEHEVTPFLNKLYHSNETFSFENNFHQVGSGKTSDSETLLENSFFGLGQGPLFTQLGDKNTFQAAANILKQNGDYTSAVFHGNNGSFWNRNETYKRFGYDYFFDASYYDVNENNSFQYGLHDKPFMEQSVQYLEHLQQPFYAKFISVTNHYPYSQLKGDEGGFPFAATPDSTINGYFATANYLDKAIEEFFNYLKETGLYENSIIVMYGDHYGISNSRNKYLAELVGKSKDDWNEFDDAQMQRVPLMYHIPGQTNGKISNVYGGQVDMLPTLLHLLGVNTSNYMQLGQDFFSKDKDQIVNFRNGTFITPKYTVIGQSIYLNETGELIEEPTEEQIKEVADLREKAGAQLKASDALTNGDLLRFYTESGLQPVDSTKYDYKNAVEKMKQIEADKGDKSTSLFNQKGNKSTVDLYKTKTYLDYHPEAKETLPNSSESDNK from the coding sequence TTGAAACATACTTATAAAAAAAATTGGCTAAATACCAGATTGGGTTTCTTTGCACTTTTAGCAGGGCTTTTTTGGATTAAAAGCGGCATCGCCTACTCAACTGAGTTCCATTTAGGTGTTGAAAATGCGTTTCAACAATTTATTATGTACATAAATCCAATTGCAACAACACTTTTTCTCTTGTCTGCTGCATTATATATCAGAGGACCAAAGAAATCGTATATTGCCTTGTTAGTTATTTACTTTTTAACAACGGCATTACTTTTCTCAAATATTGTTTATTATCGTGAATTTACAGATTTTATTACGGTCAACACCATGCTAGGTGCTGGAAAAGTTAGTTCTGGTTTAGGTGAAAGTGCTGCTAAAATGTTTAGACCGTATGACGTCATTTATTGGTTAGACTTAGTCGTATTAATCGGACTTTTGGCTTTCAAAAAAATCAAAATTGATCCGCGTCCAATAAAGGCTCGTACTGCTTTAGCTGTGACAAGTTTTTCAGTTTTCTTGTTTTCTGTGAACCTCACGTTAGCCGAAGCCGATCGACCTGAATTATTAAAACGGACATTTTCTCGTGACCATATTGTTAAATATTTAGGTATGAATGCTTTTACAGTGTATGATGGCGTTCAAACTTATAATGCAAGTCAACGACGTGCCCAAGCAAGCGAAAATGACTTAATGGATGTTGAAACTTATGTTAAGGATCATTATGCTAAACCGAATGATGAATTGTTTGGTATTGCTAAGGATCGTAATGTCATTTATATCCATTTAGAAAGTTTTCAACAATTTTTAATTGATTACAAATTAAAAGATGAAAATGGTGTTGAACATGAAGTAACACCGTTCTTAAATAAATTGTATCACTCAAATGAAACCTTCAGTTTTGAAAATAATTTCCATCAAGTTGGTTCTGGTAAAACTAGTGATTCTGAAACCTTACTAGAAAATTCTTTCTTTGGTTTAGGACAAGGTCCTCTCTTTACCCAATTAGGTGATAAAAATACTTTCCAAGCTGCTGCTAATATTTTAAAACAAAACGGTGACTACACAAGTGCTGTTTTCCATGGTAATAATGGTTCATTCTGGAATCGTAATGAAACCTACAAACGTTTCGGTTATGATTACTTCTTTGATGCTAGTTATTATGATGTGAATGAAAATAACAGTTTCCAATATGGATTACACGATAAACCATTTATGGAACAATCGGTTCAATACTTAGAACATTTGCAACAACCGTTTTATGCTAAATTTATTTCTGTTACTAACCACTACCCTTATTCACAATTAAAAGGTGATGAAGGTGGGTTCCCATTTGCTGCAACACCTGATAGCACGATTAATGGTTATTTTGCGACTGCCAATTATCTTGATAAAGCAATTGAAGAATTCTTCAATTATCTAAAAGAAACTGGTTTGTATGAAAACTCAATCATCGTCATGTATGGTGACCATTATGGTATTTCTAATTCTCGTAACAAGTATCTTGCTGAATTAGTAGGTAAATCAAAAGATGACTGGAATGAATTTGATGATGCTCAGATGCAAAGAGTACCATTAATGTATCATATTCCCGGTCAAACTAATGGTAAAATTTCTAATGTTTATGGTGGCCAAGTCGATATGTTACCTACCTTATTACATTTACTTGGTGTTAATACATCAAACTATATGCAACTAGGACAAGATTTCTTCTCGAAAGATAAAGATCAAATTGTTAACTTTAGAAATGGTACGTTTATCACACCAAAATATACGGTCATTGGACAATCAATTTATCTAAATGAAACTGGTGAATTAATAGAAGAACCCACTGAAGAACAGATTAAAGAAGTAGCTGATTTGCGTGAAAAAGCTGGTGCTCAACTTAAGGCTTCAGATGCTTTAACAAATGGTGACTTATTAAGATTCTATACTGAAAGTGGTCTTCAACCTGTTGATTCAACTAAATATGATTATAAAAATGCTGTAGAAAAAATGAAACAAATTGAAGCTGATAAAGGTGATAAATCTACTAGTCTCTTCAATCAAAAAGGAAATAAATCAACAGTTGATTTATATAAAACCAAAACGTATCTGGATTACCACCCTGAAGCAAAAGAAACCCTACCAAATAGTAGTGAATCTGACAATAAATAG
- a CDS encoding FtsX-like permease family protein, protein MTSIKQYYLSLKYHKKLAIVFFLIFTCLLFLFVLLYQLRVTQLNSHELIQEKWNYFTGLSVDTKANVQEALLENNFSLLTFYNHLLFGLILLSFMIIYLFGYISSKKRRPEINYMLNNGVKTFEIIARFMIDALIAAICSLLILTLVLSILQNTFIKSTVYLNQCVSTKELSKRNLVIEHAPDLKSLARPETTEIPKNPENNLLPFNENSMFSSHLEKHTITEIIRNVNQHFVLLLIISAWSLFLGNYSYMLIHVKNRRIE, encoded by the coding sequence ATGACATCAATTAAACAATATTATTTATCCTTAAAATATCATAAAAAACTAGCTATTGTTTTTTTCTTGATATTTACCTGTTTGTTATTTTTATTTGTCTTATTGTATCAATTGCGAGTAACTCAGTTAAATTCTCATGAGCTGATTCAAGAAAAATGGAATTACTTTACTGGCCTTTCAGTCGATACAAAAGCTAATGTCCAAGAAGCATTACTTGAAAATAATTTTTCTCTCTTAACTTTTTATAATCATTTATTATTTGGCTTAATTCTATTAAGTTTCATGATAATCTATTTATTCGGCTATATTAGTTCTAAAAAAAGGCGACCTGAAATCAACTACATGTTAAACAATGGTGTAAAGACTTTTGAAATTATTGCTCGCTTTATGATTGATGCACTAATTGCAGCAATTTGTAGTTTGCTTATTTTGACACTTGTTCTTAGCATTTTACAAAATACCTTTATCAAATCAACAGTCTATTTAAATCAATGTGTTAGTACAAAAGAATTAAGCAAGCGAAACTTAGTCATCGAACATGCCCCTGATTTAAAATCTTTAGCTCGACCTGAAACTACTGAGATACCTAAAAATCCCGAAAATAATCTGTTACCATTTAATGAAAACTCAATGTTTTCAAGTCATTTAGAAAAACATACCATTACCGAAATTATAAGAAATGTCAATCAACACTTTGTACTTTTACTCATAATTAGTGCTTGGTCACTATTTCTAGGTAACTATTCTTATATGCTCATTCATGTGAAAAATAGGAGGATTGAATAA